In Triticum urartu cultivar G1812 chromosome 6, Tu2.1, whole genome shotgun sequence, the following proteins share a genomic window:
- the LOC125516710 gene encoding PLASMODESMATA CALLOSE-BINDING PROTEIN 4-like codes for MEAALVLVVAVLLGSPALVASDFCVCRSEQPTAVLQKAIDYACGQGADCTAIAQSGACYSPDEVASHCSWAANSYFQKFRSSGATCDFTGAATLSSTDPSFSGCTFPSSASAAGTATGTGTATTGTGTTTGTGTATTGTGTTTAGTFSPGMGTGFNSTGFSPTTGSMDGTAAAAGLLPSMRLAASIAVLLLSYLALP; via the exons ATGGAGGCGGCATTGGTTCTGgtggtggcggtgctccttgggTCCCCAGCTCTTGTTGCCTCAG ATTTCTGCGTGTGCCGGTCGGAGCAGCCGACGGCGGTGCTGCAGAAGGCGATCGACTACGCCTGCGGGCAGGGCGCGGACTGCACGGCCATCGCGCAGAGCGGGGCGTGCTACAGCCCCGACGAGGTCGCCTCGCACTGCTCCTGGGCCGCCAACAGCTACTTCCAGAAGTTCAGGTCCTCCGGCGCCACCTGCGACTTCACCGGCGCCGCCACCCTCTCCTCCACCGACCCCA GTTTCTCCGGGTGCACGTTCCCTTCCAGTGCCAG CGCCGCCGGCACCGCGACGGGCACCGGGACAGCCACCACGGGTACCGGGACAACCACGGGCACTGGGACGGCGACTACGGGCACCGGGACAACCACGGCGGGCACCTTCAGCCCCGGGATGGGCACCGGCTTCAACAGCACCGGGTTCAGCCCGACGACCGGGAGCATGGACGGCACCGCCGCGGCGGCCGGCTTGCTTCCGTCGATGAGACTGGCGGCCTCCAtcgccgtcctcctcctctcctacTTGGCACTGCCCTGA